In Aegilops tauschii subsp. strangulata cultivar AL8/78 chromosome 3, Aet v6.0, whole genome shotgun sequence, one genomic interval encodes:
- the LOC109777502 gene encoding uncharacterized protein encodes MASTTSGSLPSSPSLPGTGAEQEFSSVDPHGLFLPSSPFPASLYFDHDSSFQGFLPTSSPTRATATPPHPTAPSKPPKKRLRASRRPPTTVLTTDTSNFRAMVQEFTGFPAPPFAAGPSPFVRPRLLGGASAYGPPFLVRPCPLKYPQQNPALLSSIGTGTTTGGGANSLMHALALLARSNAMPSTPADVTTARGSGAADQYGGHHGHGMGDFNFNPFDDFETETAAAVEGDKAANGDHAGFFSSLGGAGDKYDRH; translated from the coding sequence ATGGCGTCCACCACCAGTGGCAGCCTCCCATCCTCTCCCTCACTCCCGGGCACCGGGGCCGAACAAGAATTCTCCTCCGTCGACCCCCACGGCCTCTTCCTCCCTTCATCCCCCTTCCCCGCTAGCCTATACTTCGACCACGACTCCTCCTTCCAAGGCTTCTTGCCCACATCCTCCCCCACGCGGGCAACAGCGACTCCACCTCACCCTACGGCCCCGTCAAAGCCGCCCAAGAAGCGCCTGAgagcctcccgccgcccacccaCCACCGTGCTCACCACCGACACCTCCAACTTCCGCGCCATGGTACAGGAGTTCACCGGCTTCCCGGCGCCACCATTTGCCGCCGGGCCGTCCCCGTTCGTCCGCCCGCGGCTCCTCGGTGGCGCCTCCGCCTACGGCCCCCCCTTCCTGGTACGCCCGTGCCCTCTCAAATACCCGCAGCAAAACCCTGCACTGCTGTCCTCCATCGGCACCGGCACCACCACCGGCGGCGGAGCCAACTCTCTGATGCACGCGCTCGCGCTGTTGGCGAGGAGCAACGCGATGCCAAGTACCCCCGCTGATGTTACGACGGCGAGAGGATCAGGTGCTGCTGATCAGTACGGCGGCCATCACGGCCACGGCATGGGAGATTTCAACTTCAACCCGTTTGACGACTTCGAGACTGAGACTGCGGCAGCGGTGGAAGGCGACAAGGCGGCGAACGGCGACCATGCTGGGTTCTTCTCTTCCTTAGGCGGCGCCGGAGATAAGTACGACCGGCACTAG